The following coding sequences lie in one Tachysurus fulvidraco isolate hzauxx_2018 chromosome 19, HZAU_PFXX_2.0, whole genome shotgun sequence genomic window:
- the sema3c gene encoding semaphorin-3C, translated as MGRSPGSEVPLLLLLFVSIVSSLSPPQPRVFLPFQELQTSHSFEFYTLSEKQMDYRILYVDEDQDRMYVGCKDHLLSMDINNITQGTLKVHWPASNTKIEECQMAGKDPTHGCGNFLRVIQPFNRTHLFICGSGAYSPVCAYVNRGRRPEEKVFYVSSKSESGKGRCSFNPRVNTVSIMLNQELFSGVYIDFMGTDAAIFRSLTNRNAVRTDQHNSKWLSEPVFIDAHLIPEGSDPNDTKLYFFFRERLTDNSGNTRNIHTMVARVCPNDVGGQRSLVNKWTTFLKARMVCSVVEEDGTETHFDELESVFLLETENPKGLLIYGLFTSTSSVFKGSAVCVYNMADVLTVFNGPFAHRDGPNFQWTAFQGRMPYPRPGTCPGGAFTPHIRSTKEFSDDVVTFMRNHPLMFNSIYPLARRPLLLRTHADYRYTAIAVDQVHAADGLYHVLFLGTDRGMVQKVVVLPTNRSLDEDLILEELEVFKKPAAITNLRISSKKQQLYVSSEYGVSQVSLHRCHAYGSACADCCLARDPYCAWDGRSCSAFYPTGKRRSRRQDIMHGNPLTQCRGFNLKAYRNAVEMYQYGVRYNTTFLECSPKSPQASMQWLIQRENDRRKEVKMSERVVATEHGLLIRSVQLSDQGLYYCVATENGFKRTLAKIRLHVLSEALLSALSDKRSSSWKPKALASALGPSETLAMQQYCKERQQLQSFQINPRGDLGKLKPLLETRKSRNRRNHRHAE; from the exons AGCTGCAGACGAGTCACTCCTTTGAGTTCTACACTCTGTCTGAGAAGCAGATGGACTACAGGATCCTGTACGTGGACGAGGATCAGGACCGTATGTATGTGGGCTGTAAAGATCATCTGCTCTCCATGGACATCAACAACATCACTCAGGGAACACTGAAG GTTCATTGGCCTGCATCCAACACTAAGATCGAAGAATGTCAGATGGCTGGAAAAGATCCAACT cacgGTTGTGGAAACTTCCTGCGAGTGATTCAGCCCTTTAACAGAACTCATCTGTTTATCTGCGGCAGTGGAGCCTACAGTCCGGTGTGTGCCTACGTCAACCGTGGCCGACGCCCTGAG gaGAAAGTGTTTTACGTCTCCTCAAAGTCAGAGTCAGGAAAAGGACGTTGTTCTTTCAACCCACGAGTCAACACTGTCTCCATCATGCTCA ATCAGGAGCTTTTCTCTGGTGTGTACATTGACTTCATGGGGACGGATGCAGCGATCTTTAGGAGTCTTACAAACAGAAACGCAGTCAGAACGGACCAGCACAACTCCAAATGGCTCAGCG AGCCTGTGTTTATTGATGCTCACCTGATCCCTGAAGGATCTGATCCAAACGACACCAAACTTTACTTCTTTTTCCGTGAGAGACTAACAGACAACAGCGGCAACACCAGGAACATCCACACCATGGTGGCACGAGTCTGtcct aatgatGTAGGTGGTCAGCGCAGTTTAGTGAACAAGTGGACGACATTTTTGAAGGCCCGCATGGTGTGTTCTGTTGTGGAGGAGGACGGCACTGAAACACACTTTGACGAGCTCG AGAGTGTGTTTCTGCTGGAGACTGAAAATCCCAAAGGCCTGCTTATATACGGATTGTTCACTTCCACCAG ctCAGTGTTTAAAGGCTcggcggtgtgtgtgtataacatgGCCGATGTGCTGACGGTGTTTAATGGGCCGTTTGCTCACAGAGACGGACCAAATTTTCAGTGGACTGCATTTCAGGGACGAATGCCGTATCCACGCCCTGGAAct tgtccaGGAGGTGCCTTCACTCCCCACATTCGGAGCACTAAAGAGTTTTCTGATGATGTGGTGACGTTCATGAGGAATCACCCGCTGATGTTTAACTCGATTTACCCACTTGCCCGAAGACCGCTGCTGCTGCGCACACACGCTGATTACAGATACACCGCCATCGCTGTCGACCAGGTGCACGCTGCTGACGGCCTCTACCACGTCCTGTTCCTCGGcacag ACAGAGGCATGGTGCAGAAGGTGGTGGTCTTACCCACTAATCGCTCCTTGGATGAGGATCTGATTCTGGAGGAGCTGGAAGTATTTAAG AAACCAGCAGCAATAACCAACCTGAGGATCTCCTCTAAAAAG caacAGCTGTACGTGAGCTCGGAGTACGGCGTATCCCAGGTGTCCCTGCACCGTTGCCATGCCTACGGATCAGCGTGTGCTGACTGCTGTTTGGCCCGAGACCCGTACTGTGCCTGGGACGGGCGGAGCTGCTCTGCCTTCTACCCTACAGGAAAGag GAGGAGCAGGAGGCAGGACATCATGCACGGAAATCCACTCACTCAGTGTCGAGGCTTCAACCTGAAAG ctTACAGGAACGCAGTGGAGATGTATCAGTATGGAGTTAGGTATAACACCACGTTCCTCGAATGTTCCCCCAAATCACCACAAGCATCTATGCAGTGGCTCATACAGAGAGAAAACGACCGCAGGAAAGAG gtgAAGATGAGCGAGCGTGTCGTAGCGACAGAACACGGTCTCCTGATCCGCTCGGTGCAGCTCTCTGATCAGGGTCTGTATTACTGTGTAGCCACTGAGAACGGCTTTAAGCGGACACTCGCCAAAATCCGGCTCCATGTGCTGAGTGAGGCGCTATTGAGCGCGCTCAGTGACAAGCGCTCATCGTCGTGGAAACCCAAAGCGCTGGCTTCGGCCCTGGGTCCGTCTGAGACTCTGGCCATGCAGCAGTACTGCAAAGAACGTCAGCAGCTGCAGAGCTTCCAGATAAATCCACGAGGAGACCTGGGGAAACTCAAACCGCTGCTGGAGACCCGCAAGAGCCGCAACCGTAGGAACCACCGACACGCCGAGTAG